TCTCATGATCAGAAAGATAACGATGCCGCAGACGCACACCTATGCTTATAAGGCTATGGGAGTTGATCCGTGCGCATCGGAAGCCAAAGCTGTAGTAAATCAGCAAGCACTCCAAGGCGGGGCACCTGGCAATGAGGCTACAGAGCGTGCCCTCAGAGATGCTCACCCGTTCAAGCGCCAGCTGCTTAAGTTGGGGGAGGTGAAGCCCTTGGACGGTGCTGTCCGGGAGGAGGCATCTCCCGATGGTAACAACACGGAGGGTGGGTGAAAAACGGAATGTGGAGGCAGGTGGCGGTGCCAACGGCCGAAGCAGTCGTGGTCGATAGTTCGAGACATGGCAGAACTCAAGCTCCTGGAGCTTGTCGAGGGCGGGGGACCGGAGCCAGGCGTCCACGGTTCCTGCCCGGTCCTGGAGGTAATACGCGGGGATGCGGAAGCGGCGGCCGGGCCCCGGGTGGGCGGAAATGATTCGCGACGCCACGCCGGCGAGCCCGTGCTCCTCGTCGGGGAGGCGACGGCAGTCGAGGTTGAGAGGCGCGGAGCGCCAGATGTGGCGCCACCGGGACGCGAGGATCTGGGTGCGGGCGGCTTCCTTGGTGCGGAGGAGCGAGACGATCTCGCCGAGGATGGGGTCGGGGAGGTTGCTGATGCGGTCGACGCGTCCATCATCCTCATCAGGGCGGCGGTTGGACGATTCGCTCCGACTCTGCCAGGGTCCAGACAGGGGGCTTCAGTTGCCGGCGACGCCGGCATCGGCGCCTGTGCCTCTTCGCGGCTGTCGACGGCCGCGAACTTCGCTTTCTTCGAACTAGAGCCGTCCGGCTCCATTTCCATGGCCGGCGTTCCGGATTGGCGCAGAGGAAGTGAGCAAGGCGGATaggagtcgccggcggcggcgtAGAATGTGGATTTTGCTGTTGTTGAGGGCCGCGTAGAATGTGGATGGTGTGGTGCGGAGCCGGCGGCGGTGTGGAGAATTTTGCGTGTGGATCCGTCGAGGCCTGGAGCGTGCGCGGGCGTATTTGGTTACTTTTTGGTAGGGTTGGGCCGGGCTGGCCTGGCCATTTATTTGGGCTAGCCTAGTTTTTACGTGTACTCCTATTTGGTATGACAACATTCGTGATTATATTATCCTAAAAACAAGGGCAGTAGTAGTAGGCGCCGGTGcgtcggcccaaatttgggccgttcCCCGCGCCACCGCACCATTAAACTTTTTTTGAACCGTACGATGAGGTTCCTTTGTCCACCTTGAAGCGGAGAGAAAAACTTGCCCCTCTCGTTGTGCCcgtggggagtgagggagtcctggataagggtgtatccggacagccagactatgtattttggtcggactgttggactgtgaaggtacaagatagaagacttcgttccatgtccggaagggactctccttggcgtggaaggcaagcttggcgattcggatgtagatctccttctctgtaaaccgaccttgtctaaccctagccccctccggtgtctatataaaccggagggtttagtctgtaggacacatcaacaatcataccataggctagcttctagagtttagcctctctgatctcgtggtagatcaactcttgtaatactcacatcatcaagatcaatcaagcaggaagtagggtattaccttcatcgagagggcccgaacctgggtaaacatcgtgtccccagcctcctgttatcattagccttagacgcacagttcaggaccccctacccgagatccgccggttttgacaccgacattggtgctttcaatgagagttcctctgtgtcgtcgctataaggcttgatggctcgtctcgttgtcaaagacaacatcacctccgggggagccctggctttaggtcaaactctccggctgggcggtttcGTTATGACGGCCCGATCGGCTgttgcgccgatgatgacttctcaggtcattaaaTATAGCCTTCACGTTGATTCGTAatttgccgaacagatggacccaatggagctcttctccctcaatgagctcttggatcgcatcgccgtcctgggcgtcgctacggactatgaccggatcgggcttaaacctgagcaaagggagattcactctccaccggtcacccacgagatagcggtagtggaagagcatcatcctaATTCTTCCTCcactttgaggatgaactatgtccagatttccgagctctccgagccggacacccgctcgcgggaggacatgaccccggTCCCGGACTCAGGATCGGGGGGCGGGCCGAAGAAATCAGGTAATGCCCCAGAACCCGAACCgttaagctcggaagcttctttgcccctgggtcctagatcgggtcgggattcggattcaaatccgcccacccacccagatttatcgaatctttcccatatcagacaagagccccaagaaacagtacatcactactgggccagattcctccttgtgataaacagggtcaaggactgtcgagaggcagacgcaatctccctcttttgcaaaaatttcACGGACAAAGGAATTCTCAACGCTATAAGTTGCCGTGACATAGTccacttcgctgacttagcggccatagtacaaaagtactgcgcgatggaaagcgcctggaaaacccaaacaagcttctgggacaatccggctaaACCCAAATCCtctgtccgaaataaaagggtaaactctcgtaagtcacccgattcaagtaccaaaaaaataaagcccgccgcaaggcgcggaaccatattggaagaatggctaaacgggcCGTGCAAGATTCA
Above is a window of Triticum dicoccoides isolate Atlit2015 ecotype Zavitan chromosome 5B, WEW_v2.0, whole genome shotgun sequence DNA encoding:
- the LOC119309178 gene encoding F-box protein At5g03100-like is translated as MEMEPDGSSSKKANPLSGPWQSRSESSNRRPDEDDGRVDRISNLPDPILGEIVSLLRTKEAARTQILASRWRHIWRSAPLNLDCRRLPDEEHGLAGVASRIISAHPGPGRRFRIPAYYLQDRAGTVDAWLRSPALDKLQELEFCHVSNYRPRLLRPLAPPPASTFRFSPTLRVVTIGRCLLPDSTVQGLHLPQLKQLALERVSISEGTLCSLIARCPALECLLIYYSFGFRCARINSHSLISIGVRLRHRYLSDHETDEPQFRELIIENAPSLERLLRVDILDGLHVSITSAPKLETLGSLHGEMYLSSSILQRLPSDSHTTVVGAVKFLYVRITCLDIGTTLQLLRCFPCLEKLYIQQSISGDLNLWKRKHRDLIKCLDLRLKKVVMQYYRGIRAQVNFATFFILNAKMLELMSFKVDAEYYCRAFLANSARSFSWRNGLQEVLGFTFKLIDFSAVIR